The following are encoded in a window of Paraburkholderia sp. HP33-1 genomic DNA:
- the metF gene encoding methylenetetrahydrofolate reductase [NAD(P)H], producing MNPIELSFEFFPPKTQEGIDKLRATRAELVPLKPKFVSVTFGAGGSTQQGTLDTVLDMAKEGLEAAPHLSCIGSSKESLRAILGEYRANGIRHIVALRGDLPSGMGAVGELRYASELVSFIRAEFGDWFWIEVAGYPEYHPQARSPRHDLDNFARKVKAGANSAITQYFFNADAYFRFVDDARKLGVDVPIVPGIMPITNFSQLMRFSEMCGAEVPRWIARRLESFGDDRESIRAFGLDVVTGLCQRLVDAKVPGLHFYTLNAAAATKAICERLGV from the coding sequence ATGAATCCGATCGAACTTTCATTCGAATTCTTCCCGCCGAAAACGCAGGAAGGCATCGACAAACTGCGCGCGACGCGCGCGGAACTCGTTCCGCTCAAACCCAAGTTCGTGTCCGTCACGTTCGGCGCCGGCGGCTCGACGCAACAAGGCACGCTCGATACCGTCCTCGACATGGCGAAAGAAGGGCTCGAGGCCGCGCCGCACCTGTCGTGCATCGGTTCGTCGAAGGAAAGCCTGCGGGCGATCCTGGGCGAGTACCGCGCGAACGGCATCCGCCACATCGTCGCGCTGCGCGGCGATCTGCCTTCGGGCATGGGCGCAGTCGGCGAGCTGCGCTATGCGTCGGAGCTCGTCAGCTTCATCCGCGCCGAGTTCGGCGACTGGTTCTGGATCGAGGTGGCCGGCTATCCGGAATACCATCCACAGGCGCGCTCGCCGCGTCATGATCTGGACAATTTCGCACGCAAGGTGAAGGCTGGCGCGAATTCGGCCATCACGCAGTATTTCTTCAACGCGGACGCGTATTTCCGTTTCGTCGACGATGCGCGCAAGCTCGGCGTCGATGTGCCGATCGTGCCCGGCATCATGCCGATCACGAACTTCTCGCAGCTGATGCGCTTCTCCGAAATGTGCGGCGCCGAAGTGCCGCGCTGGATCGCGCGCCGGCTCGAGAGTTTCGGCGACGACCGCGAGTCGATCCGCGCGTTCGGGCTCGACGTCGTGACGGGTCTGTGTCAACGGCTGGTCGACGCGAAAGTGCCGGGTCTGCACTTCTATACGCTGAACGCCGCCGCGGCGACGAAGGCGATCTGCGAACGGCTCGGCGTGTGA
- a CDS encoding phage holin family protein: protein MTVLLTWLINALALLIITYIVPSIHIRSFGTALIVAIVLGLINAVLRPVLILLTLPVTIVTLGLFILVVNALCFWLCASLLKGFEVSGFWSAFFGSILYSIVSWLLSALIFGNRSLG, encoded by the coding sequence ATGACCGTGCTGCTGACCTGGCTCATCAACGCGCTCGCGCTGCTGATCATCACCTACATCGTTCCGTCGATCCATATCCGAAGCTTCGGCACCGCGCTGATCGTCGCGATCGTGCTCGGCCTCATCAATGCGGTGCTGCGGCCGGTGCTGATCCTGCTGACGCTGCCCGTCACGATCGTCACGCTCGGACTCTTCATTCTGGTCGTCAATGCGCTGTGCTTCTGGCTGTGCGCGTCGCTGCTGAAGGGCTTCGAGGTGTCGGGCTTCTGGTCGGCGTTTTTCGGCTCGATCCTGTACAGCATCGTGTCGTGGCTGTTGTCCGCGCTCATTTTCGGCAACCGCAGTCTAGGTTGA
- the ahcY gene encoding adenosylhomocysteinase produces the protein MNAAVIDSQKQDYIVADMSLAGWGRKELTIAETEMPGLMQTRDEYKAQQPLKGARIAGSLHMTIQTGVLIETLTALGADVRWASCNIFSTQDHAAAAIAQAGTPVFAFKGESLDEYWEFSHRIFEWPNGEFANMILDDGGDATLLLILGSKAEKDRSVIAKPTNDEETALYKSIAAHLEIDPTWYSKRLAHIKGVTEETTTGVHRLYQMEKEGRLPFPAINVNDSVTKSKFDNLYGCRESLVDGIKRATDVMIAGKIAVVAGYGDVGKGCAQSLRGLGATVWVTEIDPICALQAAMEGYRVVTMEYAADKADIFVTATGNYHVLNHDHLKAMRHNAIVCNIGHFDSEIDVASTRQYQWENIKPQVDHIIFPDGKRVILLAEGRLVNLGCATGHPSFVMSNSFTNQTLAQIELFTQGAKYENKVYVLPKHLDEKVARLHLARIGANLTVLSDEQAGYIGVDKNGPFKPNHYRY, from the coding sequence ATGAACGCCGCAGTCATCGATTCCCAGAAGCAGGATTACATCGTTGCCGATATGTCGCTCGCCGGCTGGGGCCGCAAGGAACTCACGATCGCCGAGACCGAAATGCCCGGCCTCATGCAAACGCGTGACGAATACAAGGCGCAGCAGCCGCTGAAGGGCGCGCGCATCGCAGGTTCGCTGCACATGACGATCCAGACCGGCGTGCTGATCGAGACGCTGACCGCGCTCGGAGCCGACGTGCGCTGGGCCTCGTGCAACATCTTCTCGACCCAGGACCACGCCGCTGCCGCGATCGCGCAGGCCGGCACGCCGGTGTTCGCGTTCAAGGGCGAATCGCTCGACGAATACTGGGAGTTCTCGCACCGCATCTTCGAATGGCCGAACGGCGAGTTCGCCAACATGATCCTCGACGACGGCGGCGACGCGACGCTGCTGCTGATCCTCGGCTCGAAGGCCGAAAAAGACCGCTCGGTGATCGCCAAGCCGACCAACGACGAAGAAACCGCACTGTACAAGTCGATCGCCGCACACCTCGAGATCGACCCGACGTGGTACTCGAAGCGCCTCGCGCACATCAAGGGCGTCACCGAAGAAACCACGACCGGCGTGCACCGTCTGTACCAGATGGAAAAGGAAGGCCGCCTGCCGTTCCCGGCGATCAACGTCAACGACTCGGTCACGAAGTCGAAGTTCGACAACCTGTACGGCTGCCGCGAGTCGCTCGTCGACGGCATCAAGCGCGCGACCGACGTGATGATCGCGGGCAAGATCGCGGTCGTGGCCGGTTACGGCGACGTGGGCAAGGGCTGCGCGCAATCGCTGCGCGGTCTGGGCGCGACCGTGTGGGTCACCGAAATCGATCCGATCTGCGCGCTGCAAGCCGCGATGGAAGGCTACCGTGTCGTGACGATGGAATACGCGGCCGACAAGGCCGACATCTTCGTGACCGCGACCGGCAACTACCATGTGCTCAACCACGACCACCTGAAGGCGATGCGTCATAACGCGATCGTCTGCAACATCGGCCACTTCGACTCGGAAATCGACGTTGCGTCGACCCGTCAGTACCAGTGGGAAAACATCAAGCCGCAAGTCGACCACATCATTTTCCCGGACGGCAAGCGCGTGATCCTGCTGGCCGAAGGCCGCCTCGTGAACCTCGGCTGCGCGACGGGCCACCCGTCGTTCGTGATGTCGAACTCGTTCACGAACCAGACGCTCGCGCAGATCGAACTGTTCACGCAGGGCGCGAAGTACGAGAACAAGGTGTACGTGCTGCCGAAGCATCTCGACGAGAAGGTCGCGCGCCTGCATCTGGCGCGCATCGGCGCGAACCTGACCGTGCTGTCGGACGAGCAGGCCGGCTACATCGGCGTCGACAAGAACGGTCCGTTCAAGCCGAACCACTACCGCTACTAA
- a CDS encoding LysR family transcriptional regulator yields the protein MELRALRYFVEVVRQQSFTVAAEQMFVTQPTISKMVKSLEDEIGSPLLLRDGRQMVLTDAGRIVYQRGQDVLAAHAQLQAELNDLDTLGRGELTIGIPPMGGALFTPAIAAFRQRYPKIELKLFEQGSRAIEAALINGELELGGVLQSVDPDNIDVLPVSRQLLWLVARAGSRWDALNEVPLAQLANEPFVFYGESLALNDVVLNACRAAGFAPAIVGRSGHWDFMAALVLAGVGIALLPAPYCRRLDPAQFTCRPVVEPEIPWEMAIGWRRNGYLSHAARAWLDVARETLPTHVSDDFMLGPGIGFSGIALPDGAQTAASE from the coding sequence ATGGAGCTTCGTGCGCTGCGCTATTTCGTCGAAGTGGTCCGTCAACAGAGTTTTACGGTCGCCGCCGAGCAGATGTTCGTCACGCAGCCGACCATCAGCAAGATGGTCAAGTCGCTCGAGGATGAGATCGGCTCGCCGCTGCTGCTGCGCGACGGCCGCCAGATGGTGCTCACCGACGCCGGCCGGATCGTGTATCAGCGCGGCCAGGACGTGCTCGCCGCGCACGCGCAGTTGCAGGCCGAGCTGAACGATCTCGACACGCTCGGGCGCGGCGAGCTGACCATCGGCATCCCGCCGATGGGCGGAGCCCTCTTCACGCCTGCTATCGCCGCGTTCCGCCAACGCTATCCGAAGATCGAGCTGAAGCTGTTCGAGCAGGGCTCGCGCGCGATCGAAGCCGCGTTGATCAACGGCGAGCTGGAACTCGGCGGAGTGCTGCAATCGGTCGACCCCGACAACATCGACGTGCTGCCGGTGTCGCGCCAGCTGCTGTGGCTCGTCGCGCGCGCCGGCTCGCGCTGGGACGCGTTGAACGAGGTGCCGCTCGCGCAGCTCGCGAACGAGCCGTTCGTGTTTTACGGCGAGAGCCTCGCGCTGAACGACGTCGTGCTGAACGCCTGTCGCGCGGCGGGTTTCGCGCCGGCGATCGTCGGGCGCAGTGGGCATTGGGACTTCATGGCGGCGCTGGTGCTGGCCGGCGTCGGCATCGCGCTGCTGCCGGCGCCGTATTGCCGGCGGCTCGATCCCGCGCAGTTCACGTGCCGGCCGGTCGTCGAACCGGAGATTCCCTGGGAAATGGCGATCGGCTGGCGCCGCAACGGCTATCTGTCACACGCGGCGCGCGCATGGCTCGATGTTGCGCGCGAAACTCTGCCGACGCACGTCAGCGACGATTTCATGCTCGGACCGGGAATTGGGTTCAGCGGGATCGCGCTGCCCGATGGCGCGCAGACAGCCGCGAGCGAGTGA
- a CDS encoding GMC family oxidoreductase, producing the protein MQYDYIIVGAGSGGCSLASRLADRCPDATIALIEAGPHTERNLFVNMPVGVAAVVPNKLKTNYGYLTTPQPGLAGRQGYQPRGRGFGGSSAINAMIYTRGHPLDYDEWARLGCDGWSWADVLPYFRRAEDNERGADAWHGEAGPLTVSDLRFRNPFSKRFVQAALEAGYKANDDFNGADQEGIGFYQVTQRDGRRCSVARAYIYDRPRANLHTIADATVLRVVFDGKRASGVEIVRAGRTETLAARAEVVLAAGAFNSPQLLMCSGIGPAGHLRSLGIDVLHDAPEVGQNLIDHIDFTINKRVRSIEPTGFSVRGIARMLPQFITFMRHGRGMLSSNVAEAGGFLKSRPTLERPDLQLHFCAALVDDHNRHMHWGHGYSLHVCVLRPHSRGTVKLASADARVAPLIDPRFLSDARDLDLLVDGVKMARRILDAPSLALHGGQELYTRPGQSDTELRQTIAEHADTIYHPVATCRMGGDARSVVDPQLRVRGVTGLRIVDASVMPTLIGGNTNSPTVMIGERAAELIAASRREGGGK; encoded by the coding sequence ATGCAGTACGACTACATCATCGTTGGTGCGGGGTCGGGCGGCTGCTCGCTCGCGAGCCGTCTCGCGGATCGCTGTCCCGACGCGACCATCGCGCTGATTGAAGCCGGTCCGCACACCGAGCGCAATCTGTTCGTGAACATGCCGGTCGGCGTCGCGGCGGTGGTGCCGAACAAGCTGAAGACCAACTACGGCTACCTGACCACGCCGCAGCCGGGGCTCGCCGGTCGCCAGGGTTATCAGCCGCGCGGACGCGGCTTCGGCGGATCGAGTGCGATCAACGCGATGATCTACACGCGCGGCCATCCGCTCGACTACGACGAGTGGGCGCGACTCGGCTGCGACGGCTGGTCGTGGGCCGACGTGCTGCCGTATTTCCGCCGTGCCGAAGACAATGAGCGCGGCGCCGACGCGTGGCATGGCGAGGCTGGTCCGCTGACGGTGTCCGATCTGCGCTTCAGGAATCCGTTTTCGAAGCGCTTCGTGCAGGCGGCGCTCGAAGCGGGCTACAAGGCGAACGACGATTTCAACGGCGCGGACCAGGAAGGCATCGGCTTCTATCAGGTCACGCAGCGCGACGGGCGGCGTTGCAGCGTCGCGCGCGCTTATATCTACGACCGGCCGCGCGCGAATCTGCACACCATTGCCGACGCCACCGTGCTGCGCGTCGTGTTCGACGGCAAGCGCGCGAGCGGCGTCGAGATCGTGCGCGCAGGCCGCACCGAAACGCTCGCTGCGCGCGCCGAGGTCGTGCTCGCCGCGGGCGCGTTCAACTCCCCGCAACTGTTGATGTGCTCAGGAATCGGTCCGGCCGGGCATTTGCGCTCACTCGGCATCGACGTGCTGCACGATGCGCCCGAAGTCGGCCAGAACCTGATCGATCACATCGATTTCACGATCAACAAGCGCGTGAGGTCGATCGAGCCGACCGGTTTCTCGGTGCGCGGCATCGCGCGGATGCTGCCGCAGTTCATCACGTTCATGCGACACGGGCGCGGCATGCTGTCGAGCAATGTCGCCGAGGCGGGCGGTTTTCTGAAGAGCCGGCCAACGCTCGAGCGGCCCGATCTGCAACTGCATTTCTGTGCGGCGCTCGTCGACGATCACAACCGCCACATGCATTGGGGCCACGGCTATTCGCTGCACGTGTGCGTACTGCGTCCGCACAGCCGGGGCACCGTGAAGCTCGCGAGCGCCGATGCGCGCGTCGCGCCGCTGATCGATCCGCGCTTTCTGAGCGACGCGCGTGATCTCGACCTGCTCGTCGACGGCGTGAAGATGGCGCGGCGCATTCTCGACGCACCGTCACTTGCATTGCATGGGGGCCAGGAGCTGTACACACGGCCGGGGCAGTCGGATACGGAGCTGCGCCAGACGATCGCCGAGCACGCGGACACGATCTATCACCCGGTCGCGACCTGCCGCATGGGCGGCGACGCGCGCTCGGTCGTCGATCCGCAATTGCGCGTGCGCGGTGTGACGGGGTTGAGGATCGTCGATGCGTCGGTGATGCCGACCTTGATCGGCGGCAATACCAATTCACCGACGGTGATGATTGGTGAACGGGCAGCGGAGTTGATCGCGGCGAGCCGGCGGGAAGGGGGCGGGAAGTAA
- a CDS encoding isovaleryl-CoA dehydrogenase → MERHGFGQTHEVTNQAPPLADYNLFASDAALSAAVERDGAHWHREALLRHGAALTTPDTLALAELANRHTPELITHSPRGERIDALEFHPAWHELLTLLRREGLHALPFSDPQNGAMAARCAGYFMHAQIESGSLCPLTMTFASIPVLQREPALFDTLRDALYTREHDPRDVPLMQKRSAMIGMGMTEKQGGSDVRSNQTRAHALDGAGGRGGAYRLVGHKWFFSAPQCDAHLVLARTDTHEGLSCFFVPRFAPDGSKNAVQIQRLKDKLGNRSNASSEVEFLDAYGVMIGDEGRGVPTIIEMASYTRLDCVIGSAALMRAALVQAIHHARHRSAFGRHLAEQPLMRNVLADLALESEAATLLFMRLARAFEESADASSATSAERAWRRIVTPAAKYWVCKRALEFTGEAMEVWGGNGYVETGPMARFYREAPVNSIWEGSGNVMCLDVLRAMEREPQAAQALFAAWQEVARTHPALGAALARLTAALNGPAEQREASARRIAQQIVLIAQATLLAQHAPATVADAFISTRLADGCGESGRVYGTLPATFDHAALVERAFPA, encoded by the coding sequence ATGGAACGGCACGGCTTCGGCCAGACTCACGAGGTGACGAATCAGGCACCGCCGCTTGCGGACTACAACCTGTTCGCGAGCGACGCCGCTTTGAGCGCGGCCGTCGAACGCGACGGCGCGCACTGGCATCGTGAGGCGCTGCTGCGGCACGGCGCGGCGCTGACCACGCCCGACACGCTCGCGCTCGCCGAACTCGCCAATCGCCACACGCCGGAGCTGATCACGCATAGCCCGCGCGGCGAGCGCATCGACGCGCTCGAGTTTCATCCCGCGTGGCATGAACTGCTCACACTGCTGCGCCGCGAAGGGCTGCACGCGCTGCCGTTTTCCGACCCGCAAAACGGCGCGATGGCCGCACGCTGCGCCGGGTACTTCATGCATGCGCAGATCGAATCGGGCTCGCTGTGTCCGCTGACGATGACGTTCGCAAGCATCCCGGTGTTGCAGCGCGAACCCGCGCTGTTCGACACGCTGCGCGACGCGCTGTACACGCGCGAGCATGATCCGCGCGACGTGCCGCTCATGCAGAAGCGCTCGGCGATGATCGGCATGGGCATGACCGAGAAACAGGGCGGCTCGGACGTACGTAGCAACCAGACGCGCGCGCACGCGCTCGACGGCGCCGGCGGACGCGGCGGCGCCTACCGGCTCGTCGGTCATAAGTGGTTCTTCTCGGCGCCGCAGTGCGACGCGCATCTGGTGCTCGCGCGCACCGACACGCACGAGGGGCTGTCGTGCTTTTTCGTGCCGCGCTTCGCGCCCGACGGCAGCAAAAACGCGGTGCAGATCCAGCGTCTGAAGGACAAGCTCGGCAATCGCTCGAACGCCAGCAGCGAAGTCGAATTTCTCGATGCGTACGGCGTGATGATCGGCGATGAAGGACGCGGCGTGCCGACCATCATCGAGATGGCGAGCTACACGCGTCTCGATTGCGTGATCGGCAGCGCCGCACTGATGCGCGCCGCGCTCGTGCAGGCGATCCATCATGCGCGGCATCGCAGCGCGTTCGGCCGGCACCTGGCCGAGCAGCCGCTGATGCGCAACGTGCTGGCCGATCTCGCGCTCGAGTCCGAAGCGGCGACGCTGCTGTTCATGCGTCTTGCGCGCGCCTTCGAGGAATCCGCCGATGCGTCCTCGGCAACATCCGCCGAACGTGCATGGCGTCGCATCGTTACGCCGGCTGCGAAGTACTGGGTCTGCAAGCGCGCGCTCGAATTCACCGGCGAGGCGATGGAGGTCTGGGGCGGCAACGGCTACGTCGAAACCGGACCGATGGCGCGCTTCTATCGCGAGGCGCCGGTCAACTCGATCTGGGAAGGCTCGGGCAACGTGATGTGCCTCGACGTGCTGCGCGCGATGGAGCGCGAGCCGCAAGCCGCGCAGGCTTTGTTCGCTGCATGGCAGGAAGTCGCGCGCACGCATCCGGCCCTGGGCGCGGCACTCGCGCGGCTCACCGCTGCGCTGAACGGACCGGCCGAACAGCGCGAAGCGTCGGCGCGTCGCATCGCGCAGCAGATCGTGCTGATCGCGCAGGCGACGTTGCTCGCGCAACATGCGCCCGCCACGGTCGCCGACGCGTTCATCTCGACGCGTCTCGCCGATGGCTGCGGCGAAAGCGGTCGCGTGTATGGCACGCTGCCGGCCACGTTCGATCACGCGGCGCTCGTCGAACGTGCGTTTCCCGCGTAA
- a CDS encoding coniferyl aldehyde dehydrogenase: protein MKNDLSEVAALEALLRDQRHAYLRAPYPSWDTRATHLRALRKLMLDNRDALAEAMHADFGNRAKEEVLLAEFLLVKEEIDAALRHGKRWMKAQRRRTNKWLLPARAKVVPQPLGVVGIIVPWNYPVLLAVGPLISALTAGNRAIIKMSELTPRTSALFEQLIGQTFARNHVAVVNGDATLAAAFSAQPFDHLLFTGSTKVGHEVMRAAAGHLTPVTLELGGKSPALIGAHARFDNAVDNLVAGKTLNAGQTCIAPDYVLVPRGKEQAFIERARVRMAKMYPDFARNPDYTSIISARHFERLERLADEAQAAGAQVHPLTDALPDAASRRFPLVAVTGAPDECALMQEEIFGPLLPLVPYDTLDDAIAWINARPRPLALYLYADDARTVERVTLETIAGGMAVNETLMHLACESLPFGGVGASGMGAYHGYEGFVTFSKMKPVLTQARFNARGLISPPYGRRVNALLKLMMRF from the coding sequence ATGAAGAACGATTTGTCGGAGGTCGCTGCGCTCGAAGCGCTGCTGCGCGATCAACGTCACGCATATCTGCGCGCGCCGTATCCGTCATGGGACACGCGCGCGACGCATCTGCGCGCGCTGCGCAAGCTGATGCTCGACAATCGCGACGCGCTCGCCGAAGCAATGCACGCGGACTTCGGCAACCGCGCGAAGGAAGAAGTGCTGCTCGCCGAATTCCTGCTCGTGAAGGAAGAGATCGATGCCGCGTTGCGTCACGGCAAGCGCTGGATGAAAGCGCAGCGCCGCCGCACCAACAAGTGGCTGCTGCCGGCGCGCGCGAAGGTGGTACCGCAGCCGCTCGGCGTGGTCGGCATCATCGTGCCGTGGAATTATCCGGTGCTGCTCGCGGTTGGGCCGTTGATCAGCGCGCTGACGGCCGGCAATCGCGCGATCATCAAGATGTCCGAGCTGACGCCGCGCACGTCGGCGCTATTCGAGCAGCTGATCGGCCAGACCTTCGCGCGCAATCACGTCGCGGTCGTCAACGGCGATGCGACGCTCGCCGCCGCGTTCAGCGCGCAGCCGTTCGACCATCTGTTGTTTACCGGCTCGACGAAGGTCGGTCATGAAGTGATGCGCGCGGCGGCCGGGCACCTGACACCCGTCACGCTCGAACTCGGCGGCAAGTCGCCGGCGCTGATCGGCGCGCATGCGCGTTTCGATAACGCGGTCGACAACCTGGTCGCAGGCAAGACGCTGAACGCGGGGCAGACCTGCATCGCGCCCGACTACGTGCTGGTGCCGCGCGGCAAGGAGCAGGCGTTCATCGAACGGGCGCGCGTGCGGATGGCGAAGATGTATCCGGACTTCGCGCGGAACCCGGACTACACGTCGATCATTTCGGCGCGGCACTTCGAGCGGCTCGAACGTCTCGCCGACGAAGCGCAGGCCGCTGGCGCGCAGGTGCATCCGCTGACCGACGCGCTGCCTGATGCCGCGAGCCGGCGCTTTCCGCTCGTCGCCGTGACTGGCGCGCCGGACGAATGCGCGCTGATGCAGGAGGAGATTTTTGGGCCGCTCTTGCCGCTCGTGCCGTATGACACGCTTGACGATGCGATCGCGTGGATCAATGCGCGGCCGCGGCCGTTGGCGCTCTATCTTTATGCAGACGATGCTAGGACGGTTGAGCGTGTCACGCTTGAAACGATCGCGGGTGGGATGGCCGTCAACGAGACGCTGATGCATCTGGCGTGTGAGAGTTTGCCGTTCGGCGGGGTTGGGGCGAGTGGGATGGGGGCGTACCACGGGTACGAGGGGTTTGTTACTTTTTCCAAGATGAAGCCTGTGCTCACACAGGCGCGCTTCAATGCGCGGGGGTTGATTTCGCCGCCTTATGGGAGACGTGTGAATGCGTTGTTGAAGTTGATGATGAGGTTTTGA
- a CDS encoding EscU/YscU/HrcU family type III secretion system export apparatus switch protein — MSRTHRRGAAALMYDAHGGEPAPRVVAKGYGLIAEMIVQRAKEAGLYVHEAPEMVSLLMQVDLDARIPPQLYQAVAELLAWLHRLESGVEAQPGGGGGADAQDVVDVVATDVRET; from the coding sequence ATGAGCCGTACTCATCGCCGCGGCGCGGCTGCTCTTATGTACGACGCTCATGGTGGCGAGCCCGCGCCGCGGGTGGTCGCGAAGGGGTACGGGCTGATCGCCGAGATGATCGTGCAGCGCGCGAAGGAGGCCGGGCTGTATGTGCACGAGGCACCCGAGATGGTGTCGCTGCTGATGCAGGTCGATCTGGATGCGCGGATTCCACCGCAGCTTTATCAGGCTGTCGCTGAGTTGCTGGCGTGGTTGCATCGGCTGGAGAGTGGGGTTGAAGCCCAACCGGGCGGTGGCGGTGGCGCTGACGCGCAGGATGTGGTTGATGTTGTTGCTACTGATGTGCGGGAGACGTGA
- the fliK gene encoding flagellar hook-length control protein FliK: MNGIDSALASVLSSRIDSLLSIAPGTATTAQTGAAGVATAPAAAPANAAPAPQPSAQTALSAVALTLNAIAHSGGEATPAVFGRAPIWAAAPALDVAVEGLPLADAAGAAVANSAATQSAAASNTNPNAAASATATATVAATEAPVAALATALEHTVADSGLFYEAHLAAWLVGQRSPAELANEAQNQLVAQSQLPPDWSADDGDANPWSASAHAAPNGQAAGTPNAAGNNPAPHAMPSILTAQAARLVAGELLASSVSDLNGQSTHATPHSAAPQAAEAGSSQSAQAMAAAVHPATVPLVRQQLDLLATGQFRWTGEAWPGARLDWTIEQDGDEWDRSGGGLASEDDQPWRTRLTLSLPTLGTVDAELTLTGMRLSVRVQASPRGATRLAMQGDDFRQRLAAAGIDLQGLTIREIGGGAPGTSAGASAAGAQAASAYARSAAAAGTASAGAKVASRDDFDWDI, encoded by the coding sequence ATGAACGGAATCGATTCGGCCCTCGCCTCGGTGCTGTCGAGCCGGATCGACAGCCTGCTCAGCATCGCGCCGGGAACCGCGACCACGGCGCAGACCGGCGCGGCCGGCGTCGCTACCGCACCGGCGGCGGCGCCCGCGAACGCGGCGCCCGCACCGCAGCCGTCCGCGCAAACCGCGCTGTCGGCGGTCGCGTTGACGCTGAATGCGATCGCGCACTCAGGCGGTGAGGCGACACCCGCCGTGTTCGGCCGTGCGCCGATCTGGGCAGCCGCCCCGGCGCTCGACGTTGCCGTCGAGGGCTTGCCGCTGGCCGATGCGGCGGGCGCCGCAGTCGCCAATTCCGCTGCCACCCAATCCGCCGCTGCTTCCAATACCAATCCCAACGCTGCAGCCAGCGCAACCGCAACCGCGACCGTGGCGGCGACCGAAGCGCCGGTCGCGGCGCTCGCGACCGCGCTGGAACATACGGTCGCCGACAGCGGCCTGTTCTACGAAGCGCATCTCGCGGCGTGGCTGGTCGGCCAGCGTTCGCCGGCCGAGCTGGCGAACGAGGCGCAGAACCAGCTCGTCGCTCAGTCTCAATTGCCTCCCGACTGGAGCGCCGACGATGGCGACGCGAACCCGTGGTCCGCTTCGGCGCACGCCGCACCGAACGGCCAGGCTGCCGGCACACCGAACGCTGCCGGGAACAACCCCGCCCCGCACGCGATGCCGTCGATCCTGACCGCGCAGGCCGCGCGCCTCGTCGCGGGTGAGCTGCTGGCCAGCTCGGTGTCCGACCTGAACGGCCAGTCCACGCACGCGACGCCGCACAGCGCGGCGCCGCAAGCGGCCGAGGCCGGTTCGTCGCAGAGCGCGCAGGCGATGGCGGCCGCGGTGCATCCGGCGACCGTGCCGCTCGTGCGCCAGCAACTCGATCTGCTGGCGACCGGGCAGTTTCGCTGGACCGGGGAGGCGTGGCCGGGGGCGCGTCTGGACTGGACGATCGAGCAAGACGGCGACGAATGGGACCGCAGCGGCGGCGGCCTCGCGAGCGAGGACGACCAGCCGTGGCGCACGCGCCTGACGCTGTCGCTGCCGACGCTCGGCACCGTCGACGCCGAACTGACGCTGACCGGCATGCGGCTGAGCGTGCGCGTGCAGGCGAGCCCGCGGGGCGCCACCCGGCTCGCGATGCAGGGCGACGATTTCCGTCAGCGGCTCGCGGCGGCGGGGATCGATCTACAGGGATTGACGATTCGCGAGATCGGCGGCGGCGCGCCGGGTACGTCGGCGGGTGCCTCGGCGGCGGGCGCGCAGGCGGCTTCGGCGTATGCGCGTTCCGCGGCTGCGGCTGGGACCGCGTCGGCGGGGGCGAAGGTTGCGTCGCGCGACGATTTCGATTGGGATATCTGA
- a CDS encoding flagellar protein FliT, translating into MTSNAEYFDRYEAVAALSCRMLMAARRALWDDLVDLQEEYRHLVEALREADVGVKLDEAERLRKYALIRQILADDAAIRDLANPRMAHLSALFAGRMTHVLKELYGAR; encoded by the coding sequence ATGACATCGAACGCAGAATATTTTGACCGCTATGAAGCGGTTGCCGCGCTGTCCTGCCGCATGCTGATGGCGGCCCGCCGTGCGCTATGGGATGACCTCGTCGACTTGCAGGAAGAGTATCGGCATCTGGTCGAAGCGCTGCGCGAAGCCGACGTGGGCGTCAAGCTCGACGAAGCCGAGCGCCTGCGCAAGTACGCGCTGATCCGCCAGATCCTCGCCGACGACGCCGCGATCCGCGACCTCGCGAATCCGCGCATGGCGCATCTGTCGGCGCTGTTCGCCGGCCGGATGACGCACGTGCTGAAGGAGCTGTACGGGGCACGCTGA